A region of the Lepidochelys kempii isolate rLepKem1 chromosome 24, rLepKem1.hap2, whole genome shotgun sequence genome:
GTATGTGCCAGGGAGGCTGCCATAGCAGGATGCGTACCTGTGGGGGGAGCCTCTGGGATCCCGGGTGAacctgcagctcccccccccaccccatctctgggACTGGGACACCTACCTCCTCGAGAAGCTGCAGTCTCCCCAGTGGCAGGGAGTCCTACGGGGTAACAGTGTGGGAGCTCAGTAGGGCaatgcctggcacagtggggtctgGCTAACACTGCTAATCcccagtggcagggagtcccaTGGGTTAATCCCAGTCGCCAGGAGTCTCTCAGGTTAAACCCGCTGAtgcccagtggcagggagtcccacgGGTTAGGCCCACTAATCCCCAGTGGCAGGGAGTCTCCTATACCCCTGTTTTGCCATGAGTCCCGTTCCCTGGTTTGCCATGCTCACCAATCTGTCCATTGCTTCACAGCTCTGATCCCCGGGCAGGACTAGGGTGGGGTGCATGAGGTCAAAGCTGATGGGATCAGCAAAGCCAGGAACTCCCCGTTCACACCCTTGCAGGCTGCAGACTCAGGGATCCTGGAAGCTGGAGTCAGAGGGCACCGGAGTGGGGGGGTGTTAGTAGGGCTCGGGTtatggaggggctggggcagccaAGTCAAGGAGCTCTGCGGGGACAGGGTCAGCGAGATCAAGGGGGCAGAGGTGGGTCTGGGGACCTGAGGTTAGGGAGCGGCTGGAGGTTACGAGGTTGGGGACAGGGGTGTGGGACGGTctgggaaggagttgggggcggggaggccaGCAGCTGGGGGTCTCCAGGACAGAGATCCAGCCCCTtggctggtggggggtggggggcaataacCTCCCTAGACTGTCGGGTGGTGGAGCGGCAGCTGCTCAGATGGGTTACACTGGCACATATTGGGGCATATTCCCTCTGCGAGGCAAAGCAGAGGGTAGGACGCCTAGGTCCTCTCCCCGGCCCTGCCACATGTCCTGTGCCCTCTGGAAAGGGGGCAGGATCATCCGGCTGCCTTTGGACAGGGCCAGGAGCCTGGAGCAGAGAGATTCATGGCTGAGGAGCGGGGATTACACCAGCCGGACGCTtgggtcccagctcagggctgAGGTCTTGTAGCTCAGACACATGCCCCCCCTCACCGTGCTTCCCCTGTCCCAGCATGGGTGTGGAGGGAGTTGAGTCCCTGTGGTCCATCCAGGGGGCGGGTTAGTGTccatatgggggaggggggggctggtgCTGAGACCCGGCAGACTCCATTCACACATGAGGCCACTGAACCCCCTAACCCAAAGCCAGCCAGtctttccctccccgcccccgagGGAAAGGCCCCCTATCCGGGTCCCCATTCCCCTTGAGGGGGAAGATGGGAGAGGAAATGAGcaatccagccctgccccccaggtgTGCGGAGGGGGGTTGTCCAAGGGGCTTGGCACAACCTAGAACCATGCCAGGAATGCGGCGCACGGTAACCACAGGGCTGCACCTGAATTCCCGgaaccccaaaccccacccccatcgctagccctggctcccagccccccaccccggcagggatggggggggctgCGAGACACacggcccagcccccgccctcccACACTttactccccccacccacacatgtGCCTCCTTGAAAACTTCCCCAGTGGGAGGgcagcgggggagaggggggcagctcagcagagtggggtggggggatctgtggggcaggggctggcaaagcgcagagggaggggcgggggttgtgggggggggctgggctggagttCATGGGAAAGTGCATGacgggggggggtggcgggggcacTTTATTGCTCAAGTCCCATCTATTTATTTTGTTGCCACCCTGACAACGGGCTCGTCCGGGGCAGAATAAGGGAGGGTCCCACcgtcagccccagggctgggctggcggggggctgcgggtcgggagtgaggggcaccggcagagctggggggggggcgagccccagggctgggctggcggggggctgcgggtcgggagtgaggggcaccggcagagctgtgggggggggcgagccccagggctgggctggcagggggctgcgggtcgggagtgaggggcaccggcagagctgtgggggggggggcgagccccagggctgggctggcggggggctgcgggtcgggagtgaggggcaccggcagagctggggggcgggggcgagccccagggctgggctggcggggggctgcgggtcgggagtgaggggcagagctggggcgggggggaggtccCCCTGGtgctctctctgctgctctgccccccacccacgTCCTGGCCAGTTAACatccagcgcccccccccccccttccccactgacCAGCAGGACCCACCTGAGAggcgaggggcggggggggggcggttactCACTGGGCTGCCCCAACCCGCTGACGTTCCCAGCCCCATCAGGGCAGAGCCCAggaatctcccccccccccccgccttgccctgcccctcactcccgacccgcagccccccccaggAGAACACGGGACCCGGCCCGCATGGAGAGCTCGGGGCATGGCCAGTCAGTGCCCAgcctgcgggggcgggggggaaggaagcGCGGCTGGGGGGAGATGCGCAGCTGGGAAgaggaaggggggggtgagactcaagtggggggaggctgggtcgCCCCGCCTGACGCAGGCACAGCGTGTGtcccgtcccccgtccccccccacccgctccaGGCAGTTCAAAAGCTCCCCCCAGCCGCAGGAAGGGAGCCAGAACCGACAGCACCAGCGGGGAGAGCAGCCGGCACCAGGTGGGCAGCCGGGGCCAGGGGTTAGACCAGGGTGAGCCGGGACTCCTGGTTTCTCttccccagttctgggaggggaatggggtctggtgggccacagcagtgggggtgggagccgggactcctgggttctctcccgccGTTctaggaggggaatggggtctggtgggccacagcagtgggggtgggagccaggactcctgggttccctgccTGGCGCTGACAGGAGGAGTGTCGTGATCTGTGTGGGTCATTTATTTATTCAAACGGACCTTTTCGGGTGCCAGTTGCCGTCATCCCAACAACGCCTCCTTCCCAGCCCGGTTTAATCATCTTtgtggccctgccccagagctcctGTCAATTTGGGCAGCCCCAGGCGGTGAATCCCCCCATTGCTGAGACCTGGGGGGGTCCAGTCCACACCCACCCAACCGCATCTCACCCCATGCCCGTCCCTTGCAGAGATGGACCCCAGAAAAGCGCCTAAATGCCTCATCTCCGCCGGGCGCCGCATCCTCACCATCGCCTTTGCCCTGCTCATCTTGGGGGTCCTGACATGGGCTTACGTCGCTGGGATCCAGCTGGTGGCCGACCAGTATCGGATCATGGCCTTCGGCCTCTATGGAGTCTTCCTCGCCGCCCACCTGGTCATCCAGAGCTTCTTCGCCTCTCTGGAGCACCGGCGGATGAGGAGGGAGTCGTTGGCCTGTAGCTACACCAAGACGGTGGCGTTGACCATCTCGGCCTACCAAGAAGACCCCTCCTATCTCCGGCAGTGCCTGGAGTCGGTGCGGGCCACCCTGTACCCCCCAGAGAAGCTGCAGATCCTCATGGTGATCGACGGCAACAGCCCCGACGACCGCTACATGATGGACATGTTCCAGGAGGTCTTCGCCGGCGAGGACGTGGGCACCTACGTCTGGGAGAACAACTACCACCGGCTGCCCCCGCGGGAGGGCGAGGAGGGGGGCGGCGGCtcccagggggcaggaggggaggagccTGGGCCCTACACCGAGGTGGAGATGGTGGACCCGGGCCAGCTGGCGGTGCAGGAGTTGATCCGCTCCAGGCGATGCGTCTGCATCATGCAGCGATGGGGCGGGAAGCGGGAGGTGATGTACACGGCCTTCAGAGCGCTGGGCAACTCGGTGGACTATATCCAGGTAGGAGCAACCAGCTGgctaccctccccccaccccagcccccagcacagcacagcgccccctactgccGCCCTGGGCATGAGGgcctgccctgcctgccaggggagaggccTGTCCCCACCCcgtgcagcacagcgccccctagggcCGCCCTGGGGCATCGGGACagtcctgactgccaggggagagccccccaccctgccccctgcagcacagcgccccctagcgccgccctggggcATCGGGACAGTCCTGACTGTCAGGGgagagcccccaccccgccccctgcagcacagcgccccctagcgccgccctggggcATCGGGCCAGTCCTGACGGCCAGGGGAgagtccccaccccgccccctgcagcacagcgccccctagggcCGCCCTGGGGCATCGGGACAGTCCTGACGGCCAGGGGAgagtcccccaccctgccccctgcagcacagcgccccctagcgccgccctggggcATCAGGACAGTCCTGACGGCCAGGGGAGagtccccagcctgccccctgcagcacagcgccccctagtgatGCACTGGGCATAGGGCTCAGCACAGCTCCCCCTGGGGGTCTTCGCAAGTAACACCCCCCTCCTCGGCCGCGCCCCCAGGTGTGCGACTCAGACACCAAGCTGGACCCCAGCGCCACGGTGGAGATGGTGAAGGTGCTGGAGGCCAACAAGCGCTACGGAGCCGTGGGGGGCGACGTGCGGATCCTGAACGTCTCCGACTCCTTCATCAGCTTCATGAGCAGCCTGCGCTACTGGATGGCCTTCAACGTGGAGCGCGCCTGCCAGTCCTACTTCGACTGCGTCTCCTGCATCAGCGGGCCCCTGGGTGAGCctgccaggacgcctgggttctcccacgctctgggaaggaaggggggggctAGTGGATAGAGCggaggggctgagcagggggttgggagccagggctcctgggttctctccccagcactgggaggggagtggggtctgttggctagagcagggggactgggtgTCAGGACTCTTTGGGTCTCCCcgtctctgggaggggagtggggtctagtggctagagcaggggggctgggtgtcaggactcctggggtctccccgtctctgggaggggagtggggtccagtggctagagcagggggggctgggtgtcaggactcctggggtctccccgtctctgggaggggagtggggtccagtggctagagcaggggggctgggtgtCAGGGCTCCTGGGGTCTCCCCGTCTCTGgggtccagtggctagagcagggggctCTATCCCGGCTCGAGGAGGGGCCGGGAAGGGACCGCTGGGAATTCCGGCTTTGCTGACCCTGCgctgcctgctgccccctgcaggcctGTACCGGAACGACCTCCTGCAGCAGTTCCTGGAGTCCTGGTACAACCAGAAATTCCTGGGCACCCACTGCACCTTCGGCGATGACCGGCACCTCACCAACCGCATGCTGAGCATGGGCTACGCCACCAAGTGAGTGCACGGCCCAGCTGGGCCCGGCcctcctgggggctgggggcccggactcctgggttctctcacgggctctgggagcagagtggggggtAGCGGTTAGAGCGGGgggaatgggagccaggactcctgggttctctccctggctctgggaggggagcgggggctagtggttagagcagggggttgggagccaggacgcctgggttctatttccggctctgggaggggagtggggctagCGGTtagtgcaggggggctgggagtcaggactcctgggttctcttcccagttctgggaggggagtgggggctagcggttagtgcagggggttgggagccaggacgcctgggttctatttccggctctgggaggggagtggggctagcggttagagcaggggggctgggagtcaggcctCCTGGGTTCCAGCCTCAGCTCTGCATTAGCtaagccccccgcccgcccccctgcAGGTACACGGCCCGCTCCCGCTGCTACTCAGAGACCCCCGCCCAGTTCCTGCGCTGGCTGGCCCAGCAGACCCGCTGGACCAAGTCCTACTTCCGCGAGTGGCTCTACAACGCCCTCTGGTGGCACCGGCATCACCTGTGGATGACCTACGAGGCCGTGGTGGCCGGCGTCTTCCCCTTCTTCGTGACGGCCACCGTCCTGCGCCTCTTCTACGGCGGCAGCCTGTGGGACGTGCTGTGGGTCCTGCTCTGCGTCCAGCTGGTGGCCTGCATCAAGGCGCTCTACGCCTGCTGGCTGCGGGGCAGCCCCCGCATGCTCTTCATGAGCCTCTACGCCCTGCTCTACATGGGCGGCCTCCTGCCGGCCAAGTACTTCGCCATCGTCACCATGAACAAGAGCAGCTGGGGCACCTCCGGGAGGAAGAAGATGGTGGGCAACTTGATGCCCCTGCTGCCCGTCTCCATCTGGGGGTtcctgctgctggcggggctgGGCTACACCATCTACCAAGAGGCCCTGGCCAAATGGACCAGCCTGGTCAAGCAGGCCGAGCTGAGATACCTGGTCATCGGGGTGGGCGTCTACCTGGGCTACTGGGCCGGCATGGTGCTGCTGTACTGGGTGTGGATCCGGCGGTGCTGCCGGAAGCGGGCCGACCACTACACAGTCCAGGTGTGAGGC
Encoded here:
- the HAS1 gene encoding hyaluronan synthase 1 codes for the protein MDPRKAPKCLISAGRRILTIAFALLILGVLTWAYVAGIQLVADQYRIMAFGLYGVFLAAHLVIQSFFASLEHRRMRRESLACSYTKTVALTISAYQEDPSYLRQCLESVRATLYPPEKLQILMVIDGNSPDDRYMMDMFQEVFAGEDVGTYVWENNYHRLPPREGEEGGGGSQGAGGEEPGPYTEVEMVDPGQLAVQELIRSRRCVCIMQRWGGKREVMYTAFRALGNSVDYIQVCDSDTKLDPSATVEMVKVLEANKRYGAVGGDVRILNVSDSFISFMSSLRYWMAFNVERACQSYFDCVSCISGPLGLYRNDLLQQFLESWYNQKFLGTHCTFGDDRHLTNRMLSMGYATKYTARSRCYSETPAQFLRWLAQQTRWTKSYFREWLYNALWWHRHHLWMTYEAVVAGVFPFFVTATVLRLFYGGSLWDVLWVLLCVQLVACIKALYACWLRGSPRMLFMSLYALLYMGGLLPAKYFAIVTMNKSSWGTSGRKKMVGNLMPLLPVSIWGFLLLAGLGYTIYQEALAKWTSLVKQAELRYLVIGVGVYLGYWAGMVLLYWVWIRRCCRKRADHYTVQV